In Vitis riparia cultivar Riparia Gloire de Montpellier isolate 1030 chromosome 19, EGFV_Vit.rip_1.0, whole genome shotgun sequence, the following proteins share a genomic window:
- the LOC117909206 gene encoding uncharacterized protein LOC117909206 isoform X5 has product MEQTESDIKRVLQDYQKIGSGARCEEARIEVLNREIKVLEDRVRGSGSVEWERHRMRNLLDYQSTLIARAASRTELLAALHEDLLLLFIRRKQLRGFDGAEGSGVDAVPNVSLSSALSGGDDENQRFAKNCSELRSMHIMRMSHHEDLEEETTADQQPIPLGVKLLQINMNEDASLTSEDGCEYGDLQYKNNILDNIAMSILDPNANIDNIFKEAVENSNILCVESEDYAGSKKAHRKSSRAKRLFVDFDETGNPTGPSAGVFKRSINSYVCQLLPIRFKQIGEIPVEDYKSVVNALTERYSFDLDMSYTRKKISSCYRQHKYKLLIQVKKDLERGIEPQKPSYVDEEDWNAFVAKTKDEEFDRISKKNKASRSQQSALNRKDVQSTAHKRKKGDQGPEGISIWSKLHKTKQGYPGKLLAIVEDSQNVMDTMVLPINEEVVQEQDLESELPLKDYPQLDTPSQYDYWNAT; this is encoded by the exons ATGGAGCAAACTGAATCCGACATCAAGAGAGTTCTTCAAGACTATCAGAAGATCGGCTCCGGCGCTCGCTGCGAGGAGGCGAGGATCGAAGTCTTGAACCGCGAGATTAAGGTGTTGGAGGATCGGGTTCGGGGCTCCGGTTCGGTGGAGTGGGAGCGCCACAGAATGCGGAATCTTCTCGACTATCAGTCTACTCTCATCGCTAGAGCTGCATCTCGAACCGAGCTTCTTGCTGCTCTTCATGAGGACCTTTTGCTTTTGTTTATTCGGAGAAAACAGCTTCGCGGCTTTG ATGGTGCTGAGGGTTCTGGTGTTGATGCAGTGCCAAATGTTTCACTCAGCTCTGCATTATCAGGTGGTGATGATGAAAATCAAAGATTTGCAAAAAATTGCTCCGAATTGAGATCAATGCACATTATGAGAATGAGTCATCATGAGGACTTGGAGGAAGAAACAACTGCAGATCAACAACCCATACCTTTAGGTGTAAAGTTGCTtcaaataaatatgaatgaagATGCATCCTTGACCAGCGAAGATGGATGTGAGTATGGGGATCTCCAgtataagaataatattttagataACATTGCCATGAGTATCTTGGATCCAAATGCTAACATTGATAACATTTTCAAAGAAGCAGTGGAGAATTCTAATATCCTGTGTGTAGAATCTGAAG ATTATGCAGGTTCCAAGAAAGCGCATAGGAAATCATCTCGTGCAAAACGTTTGTTCGTGGATTTTGATGAAACTGGGAATCCAACCGGTCCGAGTGCTGGAGTATTTAAAAGATCTATTAATTCATATGTATGCCAACTTTTGCCTATAAGATTTAAGCAGATAGGGGAGATTCCAGTGGAAGACTACAAATCTGTTGTTAATGCACTAACA GAAAGATATAGTTTTGATTTGGATATGAGCTACACAAGGAAAAAGATTTCATCTTGCTATAGGCAACACAAGTATAAATTGCTAATTCAGGTCAAGAAAGATCTTGAAAGAGGCATTGAACCACAAAAACCATCCTATGTGGATGAAGAAGATTGGAATGCTTTTGTGGCTAAaacaaaagatgaagaatttgAT AGGATTAGCAAGAAGAATAAAGCAAGCAGAAGTCAGCAGAGTGCCCTTAACAGGAAAGATGTGCAATCTACTGCTCATAAAAGAAAG AAAGGTGACCAAGGACCGGAGGGCATTTCTATCTGGTCGAAGTTGCACAAGACCAAACAAG GGTATCCAGGGAAGCTGTTGGCCATAGTTGAAGATAGCCAAAAT GTTATGGACACTATGGTTCTTCCCATCAATGAAGAGGTGGTTCAAGAACAG GACCTTGAGTCTGAACTCCCCTTGAAGGATTATCCACAACTTGATACTCCAAGTCAATATGATTACTG GAATGCAACTTAA
- the LOC117909206 gene encoding uncharacterized protein LOC117909206 isoform X1 yields the protein MEQTESDIKRVLQDYQKIGSGARCEEARIEVLNREIKVLEDRVRGSGSVEWERHRMRNLLDYQSTLIARAASRTELLAALHEDLLLLFIRRKQLRGFDGAEGSGVDAVPNVSLSSALSGGDDENQRFAKNCSELRSMHIMRMSHHEDLEEETTADQQPIPLGVKLLQINMNEDASLTSEDGCEYGDLQYKNNILDNIAMSILDPNANIDNIFKEAVENSNILCVESEDYAGSKKAHRKSSRAKRLFVDFDETGNPTGPSAGVFKRSINSYVCQLLPIRFKQIGEIPVEDYKSVVNALTERYSFDLDMSYTRKKISSCYRQHKYKLLIQVKKDLERGIEPQKPSYVDEEDWNAFVAKTKDEEFDRISKKNKASRSQQSALNRKDVQSTAHKRKKGDQGPEGISIWSKLHKTKQGMAKWAAWSGYPGKLLAIVEDSQNVMDTMVLPINEEVVQEQDLESELPLKDYPQLDTPSQYDYWNAT from the exons ATGGAGCAAACTGAATCCGACATCAAGAGAGTTCTTCAAGACTATCAGAAGATCGGCTCCGGCGCTCGCTGCGAGGAGGCGAGGATCGAAGTCTTGAACCGCGAGATTAAGGTGTTGGAGGATCGGGTTCGGGGCTCCGGTTCGGTGGAGTGGGAGCGCCACAGAATGCGGAATCTTCTCGACTATCAGTCTACTCTCATCGCTAGAGCTGCATCTCGAACCGAGCTTCTTGCTGCTCTTCATGAGGACCTTTTGCTTTTGTTTATTCGGAGAAAACAGCTTCGCGGCTTTG ATGGTGCTGAGGGTTCTGGTGTTGATGCAGTGCCAAATGTTTCACTCAGCTCTGCATTATCAGGTGGTGATGATGAAAATCAAAGATTTGCAAAAAATTGCTCCGAATTGAGATCAATGCACATTATGAGAATGAGTCATCATGAGGACTTGGAGGAAGAAACAACTGCAGATCAACAACCCATACCTTTAGGTGTAAAGTTGCTtcaaataaatatgaatgaagATGCATCCTTGACCAGCGAAGATGGATGTGAGTATGGGGATCTCCAgtataagaataatattttagataACATTGCCATGAGTATCTTGGATCCAAATGCTAACATTGATAACATTTTCAAAGAAGCAGTGGAGAATTCTAATATCCTGTGTGTAGAATCTGAAG ATTATGCAGGTTCCAAGAAAGCGCATAGGAAATCATCTCGTGCAAAACGTTTGTTCGTGGATTTTGATGAAACTGGGAATCCAACCGGTCCGAGTGCTGGAGTATTTAAAAGATCTATTAATTCATATGTATGCCAACTTTTGCCTATAAGATTTAAGCAGATAGGGGAGATTCCAGTGGAAGACTACAAATCTGTTGTTAATGCACTAACA GAAAGATATAGTTTTGATTTGGATATGAGCTACACAAGGAAAAAGATTTCATCTTGCTATAGGCAACACAAGTATAAATTGCTAATTCAGGTCAAGAAAGATCTTGAAAGAGGCATTGAACCACAAAAACCATCCTATGTGGATGAAGAAGATTGGAATGCTTTTGTGGCTAAaacaaaagatgaagaatttgAT AGGATTAGCAAGAAGAATAAAGCAAGCAGAAGTCAGCAGAGTGCCCTTAACAGGAAAGATGTGCAATCTACTGCTCATAAAAGAAAG AAAGGTGACCAAGGACCGGAGGGCATTTCTATCTGGTCGAAGTTGCACAAGACCAAACAAG GGATGGCAAAATGGGCAGCTTGGTCAG GGTATCCAGGGAAGCTGTTGGCCATAGTTGAAGATAGCCAAAAT GTTATGGACACTATGGTTCTTCCCATCAATGAAGAGGTGGTTCAAGAACAG GACCTTGAGTCTGAACTCCCCTTGAAGGATTATCCACAACTTGATACTCCAAGTCAATATGATTACTG GAATGCAACTTAA
- the LOC117909206 gene encoding uncharacterized protein LOC117909206 isoform X9, protein MEQTESDIKRVLQDYQKIGSGARCEEARIEVLNREIKVLEDRVRGSGSVEWERHRMRNLLDYQSTLIARAASRTELLAALHEDLLLLFIRRKQLRGFDGAEGSGVDAVPNVSLSSALSGGDDENQRFAKNCSELRSMHIMRMSHHEDLEEETTADQQPIPLGVKLLQINMNEDASLTSEDGLENSNILCVESEDYAGSKKAHRKSSRAKRLFVDFDETGNPTGPSAGVFKRSINSYVCQLLPIRFKQIGEIPVEDYKSVVNALTERYSFDLDMSYTRKKISSCYRQHKYKLLIQVKKDLERGIEPQKPSYVDEEDWNAFVAKTKDEEFDRISKKNKASRSQQSALNRKDVQSTAHKRKKGDQGPEGISIWSKLHKTKQGMAKWAAWSGYPGKLLAIVEDSQNVMDTMVLPINEEVVQEQDLESELPLKDYPQLDTPSQYDYWNAT, encoded by the exons ATGGAGCAAACTGAATCCGACATCAAGAGAGTTCTTCAAGACTATCAGAAGATCGGCTCCGGCGCTCGCTGCGAGGAGGCGAGGATCGAAGTCTTGAACCGCGAGATTAAGGTGTTGGAGGATCGGGTTCGGGGCTCCGGTTCGGTGGAGTGGGAGCGCCACAGAATGCGGAATCTTCTCGACTATCAGTCTACTCTCATCGCTAGAGCTGCATCTCGAACCGAGCTTCTTGCTGCTCTTCATGAGGACCTTTTGCTTTTGTTTATTCGGAGAAAACAGCTTCGCGGCTTTG ATGGTGCTGAGGGTTCTGGTGTTGATGCAGTGCCAAATGTTTCACTCAGCTCTGCATTATCAGGTGGTGATGATGAAAATCAAAGATTTGCAAAAAATTGCTCCGAATTGAGATCAATGCACATTATGAGAATGAGTCATCATGAGGACTTGGAGGAAGAAACAACTGCAGATCAACAACCCATACCTTTAGGTGTAAAGTTGCTtcaaataaatatgaatgaagATGCATCCTTGACCAGCGAAGATGGAT TGGAGAATTCTAATATCCTGTGTGTAGAATCTGAAG ATTATGCAGGTTCCAAGAAAGCGCATAGGAAATCATCTCGTGCAAAACGTTTGTTCGTGGATTTTGATGAAACTGGGAATCCAACCGGTCCGAGTGCTGGAGTATTTAAAAGATCTATTAATTCATATGTATGCCAACTTTTGCCTATAAGATTTAAGCAGATAGGGGAGATTCCAGTGGAAGACTACAAATCTGTTGTTAATGCACTAACA GAAAGATATAGTTTTGATTTGGATATGAGCTACACAAGGAAAAAGATTTCATCTTGCTATAGGCAACACAAGTATAAATTGCTAATTCAGGTCAAGAAAGATCTTGAAAGAGGCATTGAACCACAAAAACCATCCTATGTGGATGAAGAAGATTGGAATGCTTTTGTGGCTAAaacaaaagatgaagaatttgAT AGGATTAGCAAGAAGAATAAAGCAAGCAGAAGTCAGCAGAGTGCCCTTAACAGGAAAGATGTGCAATCTACTGCTCATAAAAGAAAG AAAGGTGACCAAGGACCGGAGGGCATTTCTATCTGGTCGAAGTTGCACAAGACCAAACAAG GGATGGCAAAATGGGCAGCTTGGTCAG GGTATCCAGGGAAGCTGTTGGCCATAGTTGAAGATAGCCAAAAT GTTATGGACACTATGGTTCTTCCCATCAATGAAGAGGTGGTTCAAGAACAG GACCTTGAGTCTGAACTCCCCTTGAAGGATTATCCACAACTTGATACTCCAAGTCAATATGATTACTG GAATGCAACTTAA
- the LOC117909206 gene encoding uncharacterized protein LOC117909206 isoform X10, whose protein sequence is MEQTESDIKRVLQDYQKIGSGARCEEARIEVLNREIKVLEDRVRGSGSVEWERHRMRNLLDYQSTLIARAASRTELLAALHEDLLLLFIRRKQLRGFDGAEGSGVDAVPNVSLSSALSGGDDENQRFAKNCSELRSMHIMRMSHHEDLEEETTADQQPIPLGVKLLQINMNEDASLTSEDGLENSNILCVESEGSKKAHRKSSRAKRLFVDFDETGNPTGPSAGVFKRSINSYVCQLLPIRFKQIGEIPVEDYKSVVNALTERYSFDLDMSYTRKKISSCYRQHKYKLLIQVKKDLERGIEPQKPSYVDEEDWNAFVAKTKDEEFDRISKKNKASRSQQSALNRKDVQSTAHKRKKGDQGPEGISIWSKLHKTKQGMAKWAAWSGYPGKLLAIVEDSQNVMDTMVLPINEEVVQEQDLESELPLKDYPQLDTPSQYDYWNAT, encoded by the exons ATGGAGCAAACTGAATCCGACATCAAGAGAGTTCTTCAAGACTATCAGAAGATCGGCTCCGGCGCTCGCTGCGAGGAGGCGAGGATCGAAGTCTTGAACCGCGAGATTAAGGTGTTGGAGGATCGGGTTCGGGGCTCCGGTTCGGTGGAGTGGGAGCGCCACAGAATGCGGAATCTTCTCGACTATCAGTCTACTCTCATCGCTAGAGCTGCATCTCGAACCGAGCTTCTTGCTGCTCTTCATGAGGACCTTTTGCTTTTGTTTATTCGGAGAAAACAGCTTCGCGGCTTTG ATGGTGCTGAGGGTTCTGGTGTTGATGCAGTGCCAAATGTTTCACTCAGCTCTGCATTATCAGGTGGTGATGATGAAAATCAAAGATTTGCAAAAAATTGCTCCGAATTGAGATCAATGCACATTATGAGAATGAGTCATCATGAGGACTTGGAGGAAGAAACAACTGCAGATCAACAACCCATACCTTTAGGTGTAAAGTTGCTtcaaataaatatgaatgaagATGCATCCTTGACCAGCGAAGATGGAT TGGAGAATTCTAATATCCTGTGTGTAGAATCTGAAG GTTCCAAGAAAGCGCATAGGAAATCATCTCGTGCAAAACGTTTGTTCGTGGATTTTGATGAAACTGGGAATCCAACCGGTCCGAGTGCTGGAGTATTTAAAAGATCTATTAATTCATATGTATGCCAACTTTTGCCTATAAGATTTAAGCAGATAGGGGAGATTCCAGTGGAAGACTACAAATCTGTTGTTAATGCACTAACA GAAAGATATAGTTTTGATTTGGATATGAGCTACACAAGGAAAAAGATTTCATCTTGCTATAGGCAACACAAGTATAAATTGCTAATTCAGGTCAAGAAAGATCTTGAAAGAGGCATTGAACCACAAAAACCATCCTATGTGGATGAAGAAGATTGGAATGCTTTTGTGGCTAAaacaaaagatgaagaatttgAT AGGATTAGCAAGAAGAATAAAGCAAGCAGAAGTCAGCAGAGTGCCCTTAACAGGAAAGATGTGCAATCTACTGCTCATAAAAGAAAG AAAGGTGACCAAGGACCGGAGGGCATTTCTATCTGGTCGAAGTTGCACAAGACCAAACAAG GGATGGCAAAATGGGCAGCTTGGTCAG GGTATCCAGGGAAGCTGTTGGCCATAGTTGAAGATAGCCAAAAT GTTATGGACACTATGGTTCTTCCCATCAATGAAGAGGTGGTTCAAGAACAG GACCTTGAGTCTGAACTCCCCTTGAAGGATTATCCACAACTTGATACTCCAAGTCAATATGATTACTG GAATGCAACTTAA
- the LOC117909206 gene encoding uncharacterized protein LOC117909206 isoform X2, translating to MEQTESDIKRVLQDYQKIGSGARCEEARIEVLNREIKVLEDRVRGSGSVEWERHRMRNLLDYQSTLIARAASRTELLAALHEDLLLLFIRRKQLRGFDGAEGSGVDAVPNVSLSSALSGGDDENQRFAKNCSELRSMHIMRMSHHEDLEEETTADQQPIPLGVKLLQINMNEDASLTSEDGCEYGDLQYKNNILDNIAMSILDPNANIDNIFKEAVENSNILCVESEGSKKAHRKSSRAKRLFVDFDETGNPTGPSAGVFKRSINSYVCQLLPIRFKQIGEIPVEDYKSVVNALTERYSFDLDMSYTRKKISSCYRQHKYKLLIQVKKDLERGIEPQKPSYVDEEDWNAFVAKTKDEEFDRISKKNKASRSQQSALNRKDVQSTAHKRKKGDQGPEGISIWSKLHKTKQGMAKWAAWSGYPGKLLAIVEDSQNVMDTMVLPINEEVVQEQDLESELPLKDYPQLDTPSQYDYWNAT from the exons ATGGAGCAAACTGAATCCGACATCAAGAGAGTTCTTCAAGACTATCAGAAGATCGGCTCCGGCGCTCGCTGCGAGGAGGCGAGGATCGAAGTCTTGAACCGCGAGATTAAGGTGTTGGAGGATCGGGTTCGGGGCTCCGGTTCGGTGGAGTGGGAGCGCCACAGAATGCGGAATCTTCTCGACTATCAGTCTACTCTCATCGCTAGAGCTGCATCTCGAACCGAGCTTCTTGCTGCTCTTCATGAGGACCTTTTGCTTTTGTTTATTCGGAGAAAACAGCTTCGCGGCTTTG ATGGTGCTGAGGGTTCTGGTGTTGATGCAGTGCCAAATGTTTCACTCAGCTCTGCATTATCAGGTGGTGATGATGAAAATCAAAGATTTGCAAAAAATTGCTCCGAATTGAGATCAATGCACATTATGAGAATGAGTCATCATGAGGACTTGGAGGAAGAAACAACTGCAGATCAACAACCCATACCTTTAGGTGTAAAGTTGCTtcaaataaatatgaatgaagATGCATCCTTGACCAGCGAAGATGGATGTGAGTATGGGGATCTCCAgtataagaataatattttagataACATTGCCATGAGTATCTTGGATCCAAATGCTAACATTGATAACATTTTCAAAGAAGCAGTGGAGAATTCTAATATCCTGTGTGTAGAATCTGAAG GTTCCAAGAAAGCGCATAGGAAATCATCTCGTGCAAAACGTTTGTTCGTGGATTTTGATGAAACTGGGAATCCAACCGGTCCGAGTGCTGGAGTATTTAAAAGATCTATTAATTCATATGTATGCCAACTTTTGCCTATAAGATTTAAGCAGATAGGGGAGATTCCAGTGGAAGACTACAAATCTGTTGTTAATGCACTAACA GAAAGATATAGTTTTGATTTGGATATGAGCTACACAAGGAAAAAGATTTCATCTTGCTATAGGCAACACAAGTATAAATTGCTAATTCAGGTCAAGAAAGATCTTGAAAGAGGCATTGAACCACAAAAACCATCCTATGTGGATGAAGAAGATTGGAATGCTTTTGTGGCTAAaacaaaagatgaagaatttgAT AGGATTAGCAAGAAGAATAAAGCAAGCAGAAGTCAGCAGAGTGCCCTTAACAGGAAAGATGTGCAATCTACTGCTCATAAAAGAAAG AAAGGTGACCAAGGACCGGAGGGCATTTCTATCTGGTCGAAGTTGCACAAGACCAAACAAG GGATGGCAAAATGGGCAGCTTGGTCAG GGTATCCAGGGAAGCTGTTGGCCATAGTTGAAGATAGCCAAAAT GTTATGGACACTATGGTTCTTCCCATCAATGAAGAGGTGGTTCAAGAACAG GACCTTGAGTCTGAACTCCCCTTGAAGGATTATCCACAACTTGATACTCCAAGTCAATATGATTACTG GAATGCAACTTAA
- the LOC117909206 gene encoding uncharacterized protein LOC117909206 isoform X3, which yields MEQTESDIKRVLQDYQKIGSGARCEEARIEVLNREIKVLEDRVRGSGSVEWERHRMRNLLDYQSTLIARAASRTELLAALHEDLLLLFIRRKQLRGFDGAEGSGVDAVPNVSLSSALSGGDDENQRFAKNCSELRSMHIMRMSHHEDLEEETTADQQPIPLGVKLLQINMNEDASLTSEDGCEYGDLQYKNNILDNIAMSILDPNANIDNIFKEAVENSNILCVESEDYAGSKKAHRKSSRAKRLFVDFDETGNPTGPSAGVFKRSINSYVCQLLPIRFKQIGEIPVEDYKSVVNALTERYSFDLDMSYTRKKISSCYRQHKYKLLIQVKKDLERGIEPQKPSYVDEEDWNAFVAKTKDEEFDRISKKNKASRSQQSALNRKDVQSTAHKRKKGDQGPEGISIWSKLHKTKQGMAKWAAWSGYPGKLLAIVEDSQNVMDTMVLPINEEDLESELPLKDYPQLDTPSQYDYWNAT from the exons ATGGAGCAAACTGAATCCGACATCAAGAGAGTTCTTCAAGACTATCAGAAGATCGGCTCCGGCGCTCGCTGCGAGGAGGCGAGGATCGAAGTCTTGAACCGCGAGATTAAGGTGTTGGAGGATCGGGTTCGGGGCTCCGGTTCGGTGGAGTGGGAGCGCCACAGAATGCGGAATCTTCTCGACTATCAGTCTACTCTCATCGCTAGAGCTGCATCTCGAACCGAGCTTCTTGCTGCTCTTCATGAGGACCTTTTGCTTTTGTTTATTCGGAGAAAACAGCTTCGCGGCTTTG ATGGTGCTGAGGGTTCTGGTGTTGATGCAGTGCCAAATGTTTCACTCAGCTCTGCATTATCAGGTGGTGATGATGAAAATCAAAGATTTGCAAAAAATTGCTCCGAATTGAGATCAATGCACATTATGAGAATGAGTCATCATGAGGACTTGGAGGAAGAAACAACTGCAGATCAACAACCCATACCTTTAGGTGTAAAGTTGCTtcaaataaatatgaatgaagATGCATCCTTGACCAGCGAAGATGGATGTGAGTATGGGGATCTCCAgtataagaataatattttagataACATTGCCATGAGTATCTTGGATCCAAATGCTAACATTGATAACATTTTCAAAGAAGCAGTGGAGAATTCTAATATCCTGTGTGTAGAATCTGAAG ATTATGCAGGTTCCAAGAAAGCGCATAGGAAATCATCTCGTGCAAAACGTTTGTTCGTGGATTTTGATGAAACTGGGAATCCAACCGGTCCGAGTGCTGGAGTATTTAAAAGATCTATTAATTCATATGTATGCCAACTTTTGCCTATAAGATTTAAGCAGATAGGGGAGATTCCAGTGGAAGACTACAAATCTGTTGTTAATGCACTAACA GAAAGATATAGTTTTGATTTGGATATGAGCTACACAAGGAAAAAGATTTCATCTTGCTATAGGCAACACAAGTATAAATTGCTAATTCAGGTCAAGAAAGATCTTGAAAGAGGCATTGAACCACAAAAACCATCCTATGTGGATGAAGAAGATTGGAATGCTTTTGTGGCTAAaacaaaagatgaagaatttgAT AGGATTAGCAAGAAGAATAAAGCAAGCAGAAGTCAGCAGAGTGCCCTTAACAGGAAAGATGTGCAATCTACTGCTCATAAAAGAAAG AAAGGTGACCAAGGACCGGAGGGCATTTCTATCTGGTCGAAGTTGCACAAGACCAAACAAG GGATGGCAAAATGGGCAGCTTGGTCAG GGTATCCAGGGAAGCTGTTGGCCATAGTTGAAGATAGCCAAAAT GTTATGGACACTATGGTTCTTCCCATCAATGAAGAG GACCTTGAGTCTGAACTCCCCTTGAAGGATTATCCACAACTTGATACTCCAAGTCAATATGATTACTG GAATGCAACTTAA
- the LOC117909206 gene encoding uncharacterized protein LOC117909206 isoform X6 produces MEQTESDIKRVLQDYQKIGSGARCEEARIEVLNREIKVLEDRVRGSGSVEWERHRMRNLLDYQSTLIARAASRTELLAALHEDLLLLFIRRKQLRGFVPNVSLSSALSGGDDENQRFAKNCSELRSMHIMRMSHHEDLEEETTADQQPIPLGVKLLQINMNEDASLTSEDGCEYGDLQYKNNILDNIAMSILDPNANIDNIFKEAVENSNILCVESEDYAGSKKAHRKSSRAKRLFVDFDETGNPTGPSAGVFKRSINSYVCQLLPIRFKQIGEIPVEDYKSVVNALTERYSFDLDMSYTRKKISSCYRQHKYKLLIQVKKDLERGIEPQKPSYVDEEDWNAFVAKTKDEEFDRISKKNKASRSQQSALNRKDVQSTAHKRKKGDQGPEGISIWSKLHKTKQGMAKWAAWSGYPGKLLAIVEDSQNVMDTMVLPINEEVVQEQDLESELPLKDYPQLDTPSQYDYWNAT; encoded by the exons ATGGAGCAAACTGAATCCGACATCAAGAGAGTTCTTCAAGACTATCAGAAGATCGGCTCCGGCGCTCGCTGCGAGGAGGCGAGGATCGAAGTCTTGAACCGCGAGATTAAGGTGTTGGAGGATCGGGTTCGGGGCTCCGGTTCGGTGGAGTGGGAGCGCCACAGAATGCGGAATCTTCTCGACTATCAGTCTACTCTCATCGCTAGAGCTGCATCTCGAACCGAGCTTCTTGCTGCTCTTCATGAGGACCTTTTGCTTTTGTTTATTCGGAGAAAACAGCTTCGCGGCTTTG TGCCAAATGTTTCACTCAGCTCTGCATTATCAGGTGGTGATGATGAAAATCAAAGATTTGCAAAAAATTGCTCCGAATTGAGATCAATGCACATTATGAGAATGAGTCATCATGAGGACTTGGAGGAAGAAACAACTGCAGATCAACAACCCATACCTTTAGGTGTAAAGTTGCTtcaaataaatatgaatgaagATGCATCCTTGACCAGCGAAGATGGATGTGAGTATGGGGATCTCCAgtataagaataatattttagataACATTGCCATGAGTATCTTGGATCCAAATGCTAACATTGATAACATTTTCAAAGAAGCAGTGGAGAATTCTAATATCCTGTGTGTAGAATCTGAAG ATTATGCAGGTTCCAAGAAAGCGCATAGGAAATCATCTCGTGCAAAACGTTTGTTCGTGGATTTTGATGAAACTGGGAATCCAACCGGTCCGAGTGCTGGAGTATTTAAAAGATCTATTAATTCATATGTATGCCAACTTTTGCCTATAAGATTTAAGCAGATAGGGGAGATTCCAGTGGAAGACTACAAATCTGTTGTTAATGCACTAACA GAAAGATATAGTTTTGATTTGGATATGAGCTACACAAGGAAAAAGATTTCATCTTGCTATAGGCAACACAAGTATAAATTGCTAATTCAGGTCAAGAAAGATCTTGAAAGAGGCATTGAACCACAAAAACCATCCTATGTGGATGAAGAAGATTGGAATGCTTTTGTGGCTAAaacaaaagatgaagaatttgAT AGGATTAGCAAGAAGAATAAAGCAAGCAGAAGTCAGCAGAGTGCCCTTAACAGGAAAGATGTGCAATCTACTGCTCATAAAAGAAAG AAAGGTGACCAAGGACCGGAGGGCATTTCTATCTGGTCGAAGTTGCACAAGACCAAACAAG GGATGGCAAAATGGGCAGCTTGGTCAG GGTATCCAGGGAAGCTGTTGGCCATAGTTGAAGATAGCCAAAAT GTTATGGACACTATGGTTCTTCCCATCAATGAAGAGGTGGTTCAAGAACAG GACCTTGAGTCTGAACTCCCCTTGAAGGATTATCCACAACTTGATACTCCAAGTCAATATGATTACTG GAATGCAACTTAA